Below is a window of Candidatus Chromulinivoraceae bacterium DNA.
CCGTGTCTGCTACTTTATTGCCACAAAGTACCGCACACGCCTATAGTCCCACCGCATCATTGCCGTATGACCCAGCGAAGTGGCAGACAAAAGTCGATGCCGCTTTTCCTTCTGGCAGCAATTTCTCAGACTGGCGCAATATGAACTACATCGTATTCGACTACGATGGTAATTCATCTATTACAATGGTTGGTTCTGATACTGGCTTTGCTTTGTCGGATGGTTCGGCAACCACGAGTATTACAGCACAGGTTGTTTGCCGTTGGGATAATTCGACCTTAAGCTATCCAGGCTGCGACCCACCTGCTTCATCTTCATTTTCAACGTCTACGGTCTACGCTCTCCACCTGACTGCTGCATGGCAAACAGCACATCAGTCGCAATACGACGCATTGCCCCAAGCATATAAAGATCTGACAACTACCCCACCGAGCGGGGGAACCGTAGACCCACGTTATAACACCTGTGGTTTATTAGACTTTGTTTGTTACTACGGTAACGTAATGACTTTCTTTGGCATTGTCGGCAGTTTTATCGGTGATTTTTTCACTAACATAGGTACGACTTTTAGTAACATTGCAACAAATATAGGCGAAACTGTTTTAAACGTTTTTATCCCTGCACAAAATCACCTTTCGGACACGTTTAATGCTTTAGGCTCTTTCTTTCAATCTAAATTTGGTTTTGTGGCGTGGATTATAACGTTTCTCAAAGACCTCTTCACTTCCCTGACGATTGAAAACAACGGTGATGCCTGTCAATCGTTTTATAGTTATGGCTACTGCGTAAAAACGTTTTCTGCCCCCTCTGGCATCATACCTGTGTTCGGTATTGATTTTGGCGTCATTGAGAAATATTGGCCGTCATTATGGCAGCTTTTGCAAACGGCCCTTATCGGCACGACAGCGTATTTTTTCATAGTAGCTATTTACCATAAGTATATGAGGATTTTGAGAGGTTAATATGTTAATAGATTGGCTTTTAACAGCGGTACAAACACTAATTACATCGGTATTTGGCATACTCCCTAGTTTGCCTCCGATGCCCGACACCATCATGAGCGCCGGCAACTGGTTCGTGACTACTGTCGGTTCTACCGTTGGGCTTTTGAGATACTTCTATACCCCTGTTTTCTTCGATGTTCTGATGGTTTTGTTCCTAGCATTTCTGACCTTTGAGCAGATATACCACCTAACAATGTGGATTTTGAAGAAAATCCCCGTGGTGAATGTGAAATAGCTATGGCCGGTTACTTAGCAACACTCAAAAAAGAAATGCAGATGCACTTTAACGTTATCAAAGACGATTATTTACGCAGCAAAGACCCGCATTATTTTAAGCCCTCCGGCACACAGGTGTATGTCGGTCGCCAAGGTAGTGGCAAAACCATTTCTGCCGTTCGCCATGTTAATCTGCTTAAGGATAGTTATCCCCGCCTTCTGCTAGTGTCGAATCTTATCCTTACAGGGTACAGGCGCATTACTGTCAAAACGCCAGAGCAGATTTGCCAGGCCATCGCGCATCCAGACTTTGATTCTACGAAGCACTATATCTATTTCCAAGATTTCGAGCAGCTTTCTATTGCGCTCACCTCTGTTGATAATGGTACGTTTGGCGTCGTGTATCTTATCGACGAAATCCACACATATCTCAATGCGTTGGATTCTAAAAACATACCGATGTACGTTTTTACGGAGATCAGCCAGCAACGCAAACAGCGCAAGCTTATCGTTGCCACGTCGCAGCTTTTCGACCGTATCGCAAAGCCTCTCCGTGAGCAGTGCGACAACATGGTTGTTTGCAAAACCTACTTTTCGACACTAACTGTTCAAAAAGCATATGACGCAATGACGCTAGATAAAGATTACGACGGTTCGTACATGGGAAAAGTGCAACGACGAGGTTGGTTTTTCCAGTCCCGCAAAATTCGTGAAAGTTATGACACCTTTCAAAAAGTTGTGTCGGGGAGAGATCAATACGAAATGCAAAATATGAGTGAATTAAATGTAAACGTCAATGGTAAAAAGTCGTCGTTTAAAAGGTAAAGAATATGAGAGGCCTGAAAAATATGGATAATTTGAGAAGTGAAAAATATTGCCCCGGCTGACACGCGAGGCCTCCGGCCGCGTGTCCTGCTTACCACCACTAACCTATTACAGGAGCATTATGCAAAATCAAGAATACTATCAAATCTTTGAACGCGACCACCCCATAATCGGGGCTTATTTCCCTACCAAAAAAGAAGCACAGAACCATCTAAAAAAGATTGCTTTAGATATCGACTCGGCTAACAAGACCCCTATTCTCTTTAGCACATACGAGAGGCGTCTCTCTTATCTTCCTATACGAGACATCTTATTTTTAAAGAAAATCTATGCAGATGGTCATGAAGAGAGTGTTTCCCTTGTTATCCGTACTATAAAAACAGTTGCACAATATAATAATTTTTAAAGTGTCCCTACTTGATATAGGGACACTTAAGGGGTAGCTACAAATGCCGG
It encodes the following:
- a CDS encoding ATP-binding protein, with protein sequence MDFEENPRGECEIAMAGYLATLKKEMQMHFNVIKDDYLRSKDPHYFKPSGTQVYVGRQGSGKTISAVRHVNLLKDSYPRLLLVSNLILTGYRRITVKTPEQICQAIAHPDFDSTKHYIYFQDFEQLSIALTSVDNGTFGVVYLIDEIHTYLNALDSKNIPMYVFTEISQQRKQRKLIVATSQLFDRIAKPLREQCDNMVVCKTYFSTLTVQKAYDAMTLDKDYDGSYMGKVQRRGWFFQSRKIRESYDTFQKVVSGRDQYEMQNMSELNVNVNGKKSSFKR